In a genomic window of Rhizobium sp. N324:
- a CDS encoding amino acid ABC transporter ATP-binding/permease protein yields MSTFAADLKPILRLFFAERRRALLLGAALSAATVTAGIALLGLSGWFITATALAGLSASVAITFDVFAPSAGIRLLAIVRTVARYGERLATHDATLGVLAALRERLFRGFAEPGAARMLLHRPARLLFRLTADIDALDSLYLRILVPAAVAIGATFAASLVLGLIHPLFGLFSGLFLIGAGLGLPLIAARAARKYARRRAHGIEALRSRTIDLVAGQTDLLMAGRLAAQRQAIAVADHYTGGADDRLNRVETGLTFGFGLVSTLLLTASLLAVAALAETKAITAPVAALGLLVAFAATEPFAALRRGALELGRTLLAAKRVAPRLAVARASEPLAAALPGYAFSLKDVSAFHENSAVPALQGIDLTLRSGQRLAVVGGSGAGKSSLLALLSGELPASAGRVAATRATLLTQRTELFEDSLCGNLTLAEPDASIARLREALAATGLLADVEAMPRGIDTPLGEGGLGLSGGQSRRLALARLFLCDTSLWLLDEPTEGLDGATARDVLGRLSAMADGRALVIATHIRREAAIADHIAVIEGGRITEVSRRGEAAFEKALDRLRPD; encoded by the coding sequence ATGAGCACGTTCGCTGCAGACCTCAAGCCGATCCTGCGTCTGTTTTTTGCGGAGCGCCGGCGCGCGCTGCTGCTCGGCGCCGCACTTTCGGCGGCCACAGTTACGGCGGGCATCGCCCTGCTCGGCCTGTCCGGCTGGTTCATCACCGCCACCGCGCTTGCCGGCCTATCGGCCTCCGTTGCCATCACCTTCGACGTCTTTGCGCCTTCGGCGGGCATCCGTCTGCTTGCCATCGTCCGGACAGTGGCACGCTACGGGGAAAGGCTTGCGACCCATGATGCGACGCTCGGCGTTCTCGCGGCTCTTCGCGAAAGACTGTTTCGCGGCTTCGCCGAACCGGGCGCGGCGCGCATGCTCCTGCATCGTCCGGCACGGCTGCTCTTCCGGCTGACGGCCGACATCGATGCGCTCGACTCCCTCTATCTCCGGATCCTCGTGCCGGCCGCGGTAGCGATCGGCGCCACCTTTGCGGCAAGCCTCGTGCTGGGGCTCATCCATCCCCTGTTCGGCCTGTTCTCCGGTCTCTTTCTCATTGGTGCCGGTCTCGGCCTGCCCTTGATCGCCGCCCGGGCGGCGCGCAAATATGCCCGCCGGCGCGCCCATGGCATCGAGGCGCTGCGGTCGCGGACGATCGATCTCGTCGCCGGCCAGACCGACCTGCTGATGGCCGGCCGGCTTGCGGCGCAAAGGCAGGCCATCGCTGTGGCAGACCATTACACCGGCGGCGCCGACGATCGGTTGAACCGCGTCGAGACCGGCCTGACCTTCGGCTTCGGCCTGGTCTCCACCCTGCTGTTGACGGCATCGCTGCTTGCCGTCGCCGCTCTTGCGGAGACGAAGGCGATTACCGCTCCCGTCGCAGCCCTCGGCCTGCTGGTCGCCTTCGCGGCGACCGAACCCTTCGCGGCACTGCGCCGCGGCGCACTGGAACTGGGGCGGACGCTGCTTGCGGCAAAGCGGGTCGCGCCGCGGCTTGCCGTCGCGCGGGCATCCGAACCCTTGGCGGCGGCGCTGCCGGGATATGCTTTTTCGCTGAAGGATGTATCCGCCTTCCATGAAAATTCCGCCGTGCCGGCACTCCAAGGCATCGACCTGACGCTCCGGTCAGGCCAGCGGCTGGCCGTGGTCGGCGGCAGCGGCGCCGGCAAGTCGAGCCTGCTTGCCCTGCTTTCCGGCGAACTGCCGGCGAGCGCGGGGCGTGTTGCGGCAACAAGGGCGACCTTGCTGACCCAGCGGACGGAACTCTTCGAGGACAGCCTGTGCGGCAATCTCACCCTTGCCGAGCCGGATGCCAGCATAGCTCGTCTTCGCGAAGCGCTGGCTGCCACCGGTCTGCTTGCCGATGTCGAGGCCATGCCGCGAGGGATCGATACGCCGCTCGGCGAAGGCGGTCTCGGCCTTTCCGGCGGTCAGTCGCGGCGGCTGGCGCTTGCCCGGCTCTTCCTGTGCGACACGTCGCTCTGGCTGCTCGACGAGCCGACGGAGGGCCTCGACGGCGCCACCGCCCGCGACGTGCTCGGCCGCCTGTCGGCAATGGCAGACGGCCGCGCATTGGTCATCGCCACCCATATCCGCCGCGAGGCTGCCATCGCAGACCACATCGCCGTCATCGAAGGCGGCCGTATCACAGAAGTTTCGCGCCGCGGAGAGGCGGCGTTCGAAAAGGCACTCGACCGGCTTCGGCCGGATTGA
- a CDS encoding cytochrome ubiquinol oxidase subunit I: protein MELDIVALSRFQFALTALYHFLFVPLTLGLSVLLAIMETVYVMTGRQIWRQMTKFWGTLFGINFVIGVATGIVMEFQFGMNWSYYSYYVGDIFGAPLAIEGLMAFFLEATFVGLFFFGWDKLSKVGHLVATWAVALGSNFSALWILIANGWMQNPVGSALNPQTMRMEITSFYDVVFNPVAQAKFVHTVSAGYVCASIFVLGVSAWYLLKGRHIELAKRSMTVAASFGLASALSVVVLGDESGYLATENQKMKLAAIEGMWKTEPAPAAFTAFGFPDQEARETHFAVHIPWVMGLIGTRSLTTEIPGIDKLEQQAEVRIRDGIKAYDALMQIRAVPAQDQVAQEVRSSFEDLGHDLGYALLLKRYVDDPRQATDAQIVQAARDTIPHVPTLFWSFRIMVGLGIFFILLTSTFFWLSARRHLDKYPLLLRIAVLAIPLPFVAIELGWVVAEFGRQPWVIEGVLPTAAAVSSLGASTVLLTIIGFAALYTVLIVIEMNLMIKAIAQGPEPDDEPEAVLISETLVPAAE, encoded by the coding sequence ATGGAACTAGATATCGTTGCGCTATCGCGCTTTCAATTCGCGCTGACGGCGCTTTACCACTTCCTGTTCGTGCCGCTGACGCTCGGCCTGTCCGTGCTCCTGGCGATCATGGAAACCGTCTACGTCATGACCGGCCGCCAGATCTGGCGGCAGATGACGAAATTCTGGGGGACGCTGTTCGGCATCAATTTCGTCATCGGCGTCGCCACCGGCATCGTCATGGAATTCCAGTTCGGCATGAACTGGAGCTATTACAGCTATTACGTCGGCGACATTTTCGGCGCGCCGCTGGCGATCGAAGGCCTGATGGCCTTTTTCCTCGAAGCGACCTTCGTCGGTCTGTTCTTCTTCGGCTGGGACAAGCTGTCGAAGGTCGGCCATCTCGTCGCCACCTGGGCGGTGGCGCTCGGCTCGAATTTTTCCGCGCTCTGGATCCTCATCGCCAATGGCTGGATGCAGAACCCGGTGGGATCGGCGCTCAATCCGCAGACGATGCGCATGGAGATCACAAGCTTCTACGACGTCGTCTTCAACCCGGTCGCCCAGGCGAAATTCGTCCATACGGTGTCGGCCGGTTATGTCTGCGCCTCGATCTTCGTGCTCGGCGTCTCGGCCTGGTATCTGCTGAAGGGCCGGCATATCGAGCTTGCCAAGCGCTCGATGACGGTCGCCGCCTCCTTCGGCCTCGCCTCGGCACTCTCGGTGGTCGTGCTCGGCGATGAGAGCGGTTATCTCGCGACCGAAAACCAGAAGATGAAGCTCGCCGCGATCGAAGGCATGTGGAAGACCGAGCCGGCGCCGGCCGCCTTCACCGCTTTCGGCTTCCCGGATCAGGAGGCGCGCGAGACGCATTTCGCCGTCCACATTCCCTGGGTCATGGGCCTGATCGGCACACGCTCGCTGACAACAGAGATTCCCGGCATCGACAAGCTCGAACAGCAGGCCGAGGTCCGCATCCGTGACGGCATCAAGGCTTACGACGCGCTGATGCAGATCCGCGCGGTCCCGGCGCAGGATCAGGTGGCGCAGGAGGTGCGCAGCTCCTTCGAGGATCTCGGCCATGATCTCGGCTACGCCCTTCTTCTGAAGCGGTATGTCGACGATCCGCGCCAGGCGACTGATGCGCAGATCGTGCAGGCCGCGCGCGATACGATCCCGCATGTGCCGACACTCTTCTGGTCCTTCCGCATCATGGTCGGCCTCGGCATCTTCTTCATCCTGCTGACATCAACCTTCTTCTGGCTGTCGGCCCGGCGCCATCTCGACAAGTACCCGCTGTTGCTGAGGATTGCGGTGCTGGCGATCCCCCTGCCCTTTGTCGCGATCGAGCTCGGCTGGGTCGTCGCCGAGTTCGGCCGCCAGCCCTGGGTGATCGAAGGCGTGCTGCCGACGGCGGCTGCCGTCTCCAGTCTCGGCGCGAGTACCGTGCTTTTGACGATCATCGGTTTTGCCGCGCTCTACACGGTGCTGATCGTCATCGAGATGAACCTGATGATCAAGGCGATCGCCCAAGGCCCGGAACCGGATGACGAGCCGGAAGCGGTGCTGATTTCCGAAACCCTCGTCCCAGCCGCAGAGTAA
- the cydB gene encoding cytochrome d ubiquinol oxidase subunit II: MILHELIDYETLRLIWWLLLGVLLIAFATTGGFDLGVGTLLPFVARTDTERRVVINTIGATWEGNQVWLILGGGAIFAAWPPLYAVSFSGFYLAMFAILFALILRPVGFKYRSKRESARWRNGWDWALFIGGFVPSLIFGVAVGNVLQGVPFRFADDMRIFYEGSFFALLNPFALLCGLLSVAMLTMHGAAWLVLKAGGPVAERARSYGSIAALVTIVLFALGGLFLWVGVGGYRITSDISPIGPSNPLLKTVVIEKSVWLANYTAHSWMIAAPVLGFAGAALAFIAMRARREVMTLLFSTVAILGIISTVGLSMFPFILPSSLDPRSSLTVWDASSSHMTLFIMLVVSAIFLPIIFAYTAWVYKVLWGKVDEKSVTDKNSHAY, translated from the coding sequence ATGATCCTTCACGAACTCATCGATTATGAAACGCTGCGCCTCATCTGGTGGCTGCTGCTCGGCGTGTTGCTGATCGCCTTTGCGACGACAGGCGGCTTTGACCTCGGCGTCGGCACGCTTCTGCCCTTCGTCGCCAGGACCGATACGGAACGGCGCGTGGTGATCAACACCATCGGCGCCACCTGGGAAGGCAACCAGGTCTGGCTGATCCTCGGCGGCGGCGCCATCTTCGCCGCCTGGCCGCCGCTCTATGCGGTCTCCTTCTCGGGCTTCTATCTGGCGATGTTCGCGATCCTTTTCGCGCTCATCCTGCGCCCGGTCGGCTTCAAATACCGGTCGAAACGGGAAAGCGCCCGCTGGCGCAACGGCTGGGACTGGGCGCTCTTCATCGGCGGCTTCGTGCCGTCGCTGATCTTCGGCGTCGCCGTCGGCAACGTGCTGCAGGGCGTGCCCTTCCGTTTTGCCGACGATATGCGGATCTTCTACGAAGGCTCGTTCTTCGCCCTGCTCAATCCCTTTGCACTGCTTTGCGGCCTGCTCTCCGTCGCCATGCTGACGATGCACGGTGCGGCCTGGCTGGTGCTGAAGGCGGGCGGGCCGGTTGCCGAGCGGGCCAGAAGCTATGGCAGCATCGCCGCCCTTGTTACCATCGTGCTGTTTGCCCTCGGCGGCCTCTTCCTGTGGGTCGGTGTCGGCGGCTACCGCATCACCAGCGATATCAGCCCGATCGGGCCTTCCAATCCCCTGCTGAAAACGGTGGTGATCGAAAAGAGCGTATGGCTGGCCAATTACACCGCCCATTCCTGGATGATCGCCGCACCCGTTCTCGGCTTTGCCGGCGCCGCACTGGCTTTCATTGCGATGCGGGCAAGGCGCGAGGTGATGACACTGCTCTTCAGCACGGTCGCGATCCTCGGCATCATCTCGACGGTCGGTCTCTCGATGTTCCCGTTCATCCTGCCCTCCTCGCTCGATCCGCGATCGAGCCTGACGGTCTGGGATGCATCCTCCAGCCATATGACGCTGTTCATCATGCTGGTGGTGTCGGCAATCTTCCTGCCGATCATCTTCGCCTACACCGCCTGGGTCTACAAGGTTCTGTGGGGCAAGGTCGACGAGAAATCCGTCACCGACAAGAACAGCCACGCTTACTGA
- the cydX gene encoding cytochrome bd-I oxidase subunit CydX, which translates to MWYFAWILGLPLAAAFAVLNAMWYELMDDAARKKASEGLK; encoded by the coding sequence ATGTGGTATTTCGCATGGATCCTCGGCCTGCCGCTGGCCGCCGCCTTCGCTGTTCTCAACGCCATGTGGTACGAGCTGATGGACGACGCAGCCCGAAAGAAGGCGTCCGAAGGGCTGAAGTAA
- a CDS encoding aldo/keto reductase, which translates to MTSDQPIRWGIIGPGTIARTFADGVAHSCTGKLVAIATRNPSKPGLAENFPGARIVNGYEALLSDPEVDAVYISVPHTGHAEWAIKAARAGKHILVEKPIALSAYDAEAVYYEAKKAGVFAGEAFMYRVHPQTEKLVEIIKSGVIGTIRIIRSSFGFNMGSYRPEHRLFANDTAGGGILDVGGYPVSMARLIAGAAEGKAFLEPEKVSGVAHLGESGVDEWASAVLKFPNEIIAEVSCSIMAQQDNVLRIIGSEGRIEVADFWFASGHKGGIGKIEIFKGGKQETAEIKEDRWLYSFEADAAGDAIRAGRTEFSAPGMSWADSIGNLRVLDQWRASVGLEYGVEKAAKRTANIAGGAVTRGNSIPQRQIPGISKPASVVTLGFEFFPNFAAASLTLDAFYEAGGNAFDTAYVYGAGKTEAIFGDWHTSRKVPREEIVLIGKGAHSPLCYPDMIAKQLDQSLARLKTDYVDIYFMHRDNTDVPVGEFVDAMDAEVKRGRIRGIFGGSNWTRARFDEAIAYAEKTGKAAPAALSNNFSLAEMLDPIWAGCVAASDDDWKKWLNEKQIPNFAWSSQGRGFFTDRAGRDKRDDEEIVRVWYSERNFGRRDRAIELANKLGRNPIHIALAYVIAQPFPVIPLIGPRTVAELEDSLSALDIRLTADQVKWLEG; encoded by the coding sequence ATGACTTCCGATCAACCGATCCGCTGGGGCATCATCGGCCCCGGCACCATCGCCCGCACCTTTGCAGACGGCGTCGCCCATTCGTGCACCGGCAAACTGGTGGCGATCGCCACCCGCAATCCTTCCAAGCCGGGACTGGCAGAAAACTTCCCCGGCGCCCGCATCGTCAACGGCTACGAGGCGCTGCTTTCGGACCCCGAGGTTGATGCGGTCTATATTTCCGTGCCCCATACCGGCCATGCCGAATGGGCGATCAAGGCCGCGCGCGCCGGCAAGCATATCCTTGTGGAAAAGCCGATCGCGCTTTCCGCCTATGATGCCGAAGCCGTTTATTACGAGGCCAAGAAGGCCGGCGTCTTTGCTGGCGAAGCCTTCATGTACCGCGTGCATCCGCAGACGGAGAAGCTGGTCGAGATCATCAAGAGCGGCGTCATCGGTACCATCCGCATCATTCGCTCGAGCTTCGGCTTCAATATGGGCAGCTACAGGCCGGAGCACCGGCTGTTCGCCAACGATACAGCCGGCGGCGGCATTCTCGATGTCGGCGGCTATCCGGTCTCGATGGCGCGGCTGATCGCGGGCGCGGCGGAAGGCAAAGCTTTCCTCGAACCGGAAAAGGTCTCCGGCGTCGCTCATCTCGGCGAAAGCGGCGTCGATGAATGGGCTTCGGCCGTGCTCAAATTCCCGAACGAGATCATCGCCGAAGTCTCCTGCTCGATCATGGCGCAGCAGGACAACGTGCTGCGCATCATCGGGTCCGAAGGCCGGATCGAAGTCGCCGACTTCTGGTTCGCCTCCGGCCATAAGGGCGGCATCGGCAAGATCGAGATCTTCAAGGGCGGCAAGCAGGAAACAGCCGAGATCAAGGAAGATCGCTGGCTCTATTCCTTCGAAGCCGATGCGGCGGGCGATGCCATCCGCGCCGGCAGAACCGAATTCAGCGCCCCCGGCATGAGCTGGGCGGATTCGATCGGAAACCTGCGCGTGCTCGACCAATGGCGCGCCTCGGTCGGCCTCGAATACGGCGTCGAGAAGGCGGCGAAGCGCACGGCCAACATTGCCGGCGGCGCGGTCACGCGCGGCAACAGCATTCCGCAGCGCCAGATCCCCGGCATTTCCAAGCCGGCCTCGGTGGTGACGCTCGGCTTCGAGTTCTTCCCGAACTTCGCCGCCGCCTCGCTGACGCTCGACGCCTTCTACGAGGCCGGCGGCAATGCCTTCGACACGGCCTATGTCTATGGCGCGGGCAAGACGGAGGCAATCTTCGGCGACTGGCACACGAGCCGCAAGGTGCCGCGCGAGGAGATCGTGCTGATCGGCAAGGGCGCGCATTCGCCGCTCTGCTATCCCGATATGATCGCAAAGCAGCTCGACCAGTCGCTCGCCCGGCTGAAGACCGATTATGTCGACATCTATTTCATGCATCGCGACAATACCGACGTACCGGTCGGCGAGTTCGTCGATGCCATGGATGCCGAGGTCAAGCGCGGTCGCATCCGTGGCATCTTCGGCGGCTCGAACTGGACACGCGCGCGTTTCGACGAGGCGATCGCCTATGCCGAAAAGACAGGCAAGGCGGCGCCGGCCGCGCTCTCCAACAACTTCTCGCTCGCCGAGATGCTCGATCCGATCTGGGCCGGTTGCGTCGCCGCCTCCGACGACGACTGGAAGAAATGGCTGAACGAGAAGCAGATCCCGAATTTTGCTTGGTCGAGCCAGGGCCGCGGCTTCTTCACCGACCGCGCCGGCCGCGACAAGCGGGATGACGAGGAGATCGTGCGGGTCTGGTATTCCGAGCGCAATTTCGGCCGCCGCGACCGCGCCATCGAACTGGCCAACAAGCTCGGCCGCAACCCGATCCACATCGCGCTCGCCTATGTGATCGCCCAGCCCTTCCCGGTCATCCCGCTGATTGGGCCGCGCACCGTTGCCGAGCTGGAGGACAGCCTGTCGGCGCTGGACATCCGGCTGACGGCCGATCAGGTGAAGTGGCTGGAAGGCTGA